Proteins co-encoded in one Microbacterium hydrocarbonoxydans genomic window:
- the rplL gene encoding 50S ribosomal protein L7/L12: MAKLTTEELLEQFAGLTLVELNDFVKAFEEKFEVTAAAPVAVAGAGGGAAEEVEEKDSFDVILEAAGDKKIQVIKTVRELTSLGLGEAKAVVDGAPKAVLEGANKEAAEKAKAALEEAGATVTLK, encoded by the coding sequence ATGGCTAAGCTCACCACTGAGGAGCTGCTCGAGCAGTTCGCAGGCCTGACCCTCGTCGAGCTCAACGACTTCGTCAAGGCGTTCGAGGAGAAGTTCGAGGTCACCGCTGCTGCCCCCGTCGCCGTTGCAGGCGCAGGCGGCGGCGCTGCTGAAGAGGTTGAGGAGAAGGACTCCTTCGACGTCATCCTCGAGGCTGCCGGCGACAAGAAGATCCAGGTCATCAAGACCGTCCGCGAGCTCACCTCGCTCGGTCTCGGCGAGGCCAAGGCCGTCGTCGACGGTGCTCCCAAGGCCGTGCTCGAGGGCGCGAACAAGGAAGCAGCCGAGAAGGCCAAGGCTGCCCTCGAAGAGGCAGGCGCCACGGTTACCCTCAAGTAA
- a CDS encoding LysR family transcriptional regulator ArgP has product MKIDPELASTVAAVADEGTLDAASRVLQITPSAVSQRLKALEQQLGRVLIVRSKPARLTEAGEAVVRLARQVALLEHDALGGLGLDGDAPRIRVPLAVNADSMATWFLPPIARLAATHDIDVDLHRDDQNFTARLLESGTVMAAVTSEQTPVAGCSVTPLGVLEYRAMAEVRFAERWFPDGATAEALAAAPFVDFDRRDTLQHAWLRSRGVAQQGVPRHYVPASHDFALAVRLGLGWGMVPRLQHDDALVPLGGDPVRVALYWQQWNLRSDLLDLIAAEVADEARQVLVR; this is encoded by the coding sequence GTGAAGATCGATCCCGAACTCGCGTCCACGGTGGCGGCTGTCGCCGACGAGGGCACGCTCGACGCGGCATCCCGAGTGCTGCAGATCACGCCATCGGCAGTCAGCCAACGTCTCAAGGCGCTCGAGCAGCAGCTCGGCCGTGTGCTGATCGTCAGATCGAAGCCCGCCCGGCTCACCGAAGCGGGGGAGGCGGTGGTGCGGCTCGCGCGACAGGTGGCCCTGCTCGAGCACGACGCCCTCGGTGGACTCGGGCTCGACGGCGACGCACCGCGCATCCGCGTACCTCTGGCCGTCAACGCGGACTCGATGGCGACCTGGTTCCTCCCGCCGATCGCGCGGCTGGCCGCCACGCACGACATCGACGTCGATCTGCACCGCGACGATCAGAACTTCACGGCCCGCCTCCTCGAGTCGGGCACGGTGATGGCGGCGGTGACGAGCGAGCAGACGCCGGTGGCGGGATGCTCCGTCACCCCGCTCGGCGTGCTGGAGTACCGGGCGATGGCGGAGGTGCGCTTCGCCGAACGGTGGTTCCCTGACGGAGCCACCGCGGAGGCTCTGGCGGCTGCGCCCTTCGTCGACTTCGACAGGCGCGACACTCTGCAGCACGCGTGGCTCCGGTCGAGGGGAGTCGCGCAGCAGGGCGTGCCGCGTCACTATGTTCCGGCCTCCCACGATTTCGCGCTCGCGGTGCGGTTGGGGCTCGGATGGGGGATGGTCCCGCGCCTGCAGCACGATGACGCCCTCGTGCCGCTCGGCGGGGATCCGGTGCGGGTGGCGCTCTATTGGCAGCAGTGGAACCTGCGCTCCGACCTGCTCGACCTGATCGCGGCAGAGGTGGCCGACGAAGCTCGCCAGGTGCTCGTCCGCTGA
- a CDS encoding signal peptidase I codes for MLGDIVLWVAAVAGVACMVLVVLALTAHITLIMFRTGSMSPTIPAGAVAVVQRVPASAIEVGDVVTVDRPGDLPVTHRVTSVETGDDPGQRIITMRGDANADDDPFPYEVTSVRVVLFSVPGVATAIAGLGDPRVLGGLTIGATVLVVWAFWPRAAREVRG; via the coding sequence ATGCTGGGCGACATCGTGCTGTGGGTGGCCGCCGTCGCGGGTGTCGCCTGCATGGTTCTCGTGGTGCTCGCGCTGACCGCCCACATCACGCTCATCATGTTCCGCACGGGATCGATGTCCCCGACGATCCCCGCAGGCGCCGTCGCCGTCGTGCAGCGGGTGCCGGCATCCGCCATCGAGGTCGGCGATGTCGTCACCGTCGACCGGCCGGGCGATCTGCCGGTGACCCACCGGGTCACCTCTGTCGAGACGGGCGACGACCCCGGACAGCGGATCATCACCATGCGCGGTGACGCCAACGCCGACGACGACCCGTTCCCCTATGAGGTGACCTCGGTACGCGTCGTGCTGTTCTCGGTGCCGGGCGTCGCGACGGCCATCGCCGGGCTCGGGGATCCCCGAGTGCTCGGCGGGCTCACGATCGGTGCGACCGTGCTGGTGGTGTGGGCGTTCTGGCCCCGCGCGGCGCGCGAGGTGCGCGGATGA
- a CDS encoding extracellular solute-binding protein gives MGLSQRSRRYAPIALLGVAGIALAGCGAPGGTDGGGDGGGGDNTVTIYGTIVEGEAELLAESWADFEKENDITIKYEGSQDFETQLGTRAQGGNPPDIAIFPQPGLFADYAARDFLKPAPDAVEANAKEYWTQGWVDFGTYEDEFYGAPLMASVKGWVWYSPTKFAEWGVEEPTSWDELLTLTQTIQEKSGKAPWCAGFESGVATGWPGTDWIEDLVLRNAGADVYDQWVKNEIPFTDPQIKEAFDATGEILLNPAYVNGGFGDVRSVNSTAFGDVAPAVASGECALTHQASFLSGFFPEDTNIAEDGDVWAFLLPSQSEDETFITGGGEIVGAFSDDEATQKVLEYLSSPEWADSRLALGGVTSANKGVDIEAVENPILQESIKLLQDDSVTFRFDGSDQMPGAVGSGTFWKGMVAWINGTSTDEVLTQIETGWPSS, from the coding sequence ATGGGTCTGTCACAGCGTTCCCGGCGTTACGCGCCGATCGCTCTGCTGGGAGTCGCGGGTATCGCGCTCGCCGGCTGTGGAGCTCCGGGCGGCACGGACGGCGGGGGAGATGGCGGCGGCGGCGACAACACCGTCACGATCTACGGCACGATCGTCGAAGGAGAAGCAGAACTTCTCGCAGAGTCCTGGGCGGACTTCGAGAAGGAGAACGACATCACCATCAAGTACGAGGGCAGCCAGGACTTCGAGACTCAGCTCGGCACCCGCGCACAGGGCGGCAACCCGCCCGACATCGCGATCTTCCCGCAGCCGGGTCTGTTCGCGGACTACGCGGCACGCGACTTCCTGAAGCCGGCGCCCGACGCCGTCGAGGCCAACGCCAAGGAGTACTGGACTCAGGGATGGGTCGACTTCGGCACGTACGAGGACGAGTTCTACGGCGCACCGCTCATGGCCAGCGTCAAGGGCTGGGTCTGGTACTCGCCGACGAAGTTCGCCGAGTGGGGCGTCGAAGAGCCCACGAGCTGGGACGAGCTGCTCACGCTGACGCAGACCATCCAGGAGAAGAGCGGCAAGGCTCCCTGGTGCGCCGGCTTCGAGTCGGGCGTCGCGACCGGCTGGCCCGGCACCGACTGGATCGAGGACCTCGTGCTCCGCAACGCGGGCGCCGACGTCTACGACCAGTGGGTCAAGAACGAGATCCCGTTCACCGACCCGCAGATCAAGGAGGCGTTCGACGCCACCGGTGAGATCCTGCTCAACCCGGCCTACGTCAACGGCGGCTTCGGCGACGTGCGCTCGGTCAACTCCACGGCATTCGGCGATGTGGCCCCCGCGGTCGCGAGCGGCGAGTGCGCGCTGACGCACCAGGCGTCGTTCCTGTCGGGCTTCTTCCCCGAAGACACCAACATCGCCGAGGACGGCGACGTGTGGGCGTTCCTGCTTCCGAGCCAGAGCGAGGACGAGACGTTCATCACGGGTGGTGGCGAGATCGTCGGAGCGTTCAGCGACGACGAGGCGACCCAGAAGGTGCTGGAGTACCTGTCGAGCCCCGAGTGGGCTGACAGCCGTCTGGCACTCGGTGGCGTGACCTCGGCGAACAAGGGCGTCGACATCGAGGCCGTCGAGAACCCGATCCTGCAGGAGTCGATCAAGCTGCTGCAGGACGACTCGGTCACGTTCCGCTTCGACGGTTCCGACCAGATGCCCGGCGCCGTCGGCTCGGGAACCTTCTGGAAGGGAATGGTCGCGTGGATCAACGGAACCTCGACCGATGAGGTCCTGACCCAGATCGAGACCGGCTGGCCGTCCAGCTGA
- a CDS encoding SipW-dependent-type signal peptide-containing protein — translation MADTRSGMRAAKRLRSRRIRALLAAGLVFGVGATMTLAAWNDSEYGSTTFTAGRFDIVGATDGTTFSSHPVGTPAALTFTAPFTAMVPGSTVYSLFSVRTANPSVAGSLQLSVVSTTGTGLGTYLRYGVRAIGGTTCNGTTYAAGTSVVPDNSAMNTAGTTTQAVAANSGTTVNYCFAVSLPAATDNTAQGLTAVQTWQILGTAS, via the coding sequence ATGGCTGACACCCGCAGCGGCATGCGGGCGGCGAAGCGACTGCGCTCCCGCCGGATACGCGCCCTGCTCGCGGCCGGACTGGTGTTCGGGGTCGGTGCGACGATGACTCTCGCCGCCTGGAACGACTCCGAATACGGCAGCACGACCTTCACCGCCGGCCGCTTCGACATCGTGGGTGCCACCGACGGCACGACGTTCTCGAGCCATCCGGTGGGAACGCCCGCCGCCCTGACCTTCACGGCACCGTTCACCGCCATGGTTCCCGGCAGCACCGTGTACTCGCTCTTCAGCGTGCGCACGGCGAACCCCTCGGTCGCCGGCTCGCTGCAGCTGAGCGTCGTGTCGACCACGGGCACGGGGCTCGGCACCTATCTGCGCTACGGCGTGCGTGCGATCGGCGGCACGACCTGCAACGGCACGACCTATGCGGCCGGAACCTCGGTGGTCCCCGACAACTCCGCGATGAACACGGCAGGCACGACGACGCAGGCAGTGGCGGCGAACTCGGGAACGACCGTCAACTACTGCTTCGCGGTCTCGCTTCCCGCGGCGACCGACAACACCGCGCAGGGGCTGACCGCCGTGCAGACCTGGCAGATCCTCGGAACGGCCTCGTGA
- the rplJ gene encoding 50S ribosomal protein L10 — MAQKDASVAELTKSFENSTAVLLTEYRGLTVAQLKELRNSIRQDAEYAVVKNTLTKIAANKAGITALDDDLKGPSAVAFVHGDFVATAKALRDFAKANPLLVIKAGIFEGNALSADEVNKYAALESREVLLAKAAGMMKATMGKAAATIDALREKLETAEAA, encoded by the coding sequence ATGGCGCAGAAGGACGCATCGGTCGCCGAGCTCACGAAGTCATTCGAGAACTCGACTGCCGTTCTGCTGACCGAGTACCGCGGTCTGACGGTTGCCCAGCTCAAGGAGCTGCGCAACAGCATCCGTCAGGACGCTGAGTACGCCGTGGTGAAGAACACGCTGACCAAGATCGCCGCCAACAAGGCTGGCATCACCGCGCTGGACGACGACCTCAAGGGTCCGTCGGCCGTCGCGTTCGTGCACGGTGACTTCGTCGCCACTGCCAAGGCTCTTCGTGACTTCGCCAAGGCCAACCCGCTTCTCGTGATCAAGGCCGGCATCTTCGAGGGCAACGCCCTCTCTGCCGACGAGGTCAACAAGTACGCCGCGCTCGAGAGCCGTGAGGTTCTGCTGGCGAAGGCAGCGGGCATGATGAAGGCCACGATGGGCAAGGCTGCCGCCACCATCGATGCTCTTCGCGAAAAGCTGGAGACCGCTGAGGCCGCGTGA
- a CDS encoding SipW-dependent-type signal peptide-containing protein codes for MATKDTQRKVLAVLAGGVVLGVGVGVTLAAWNDSEFATGTFAAGSFNLEGSTTSATADYADHNVDDGDAAASLVFQLPEVASSMSPGDVVYAPFWVRLDSTTTNDATLVPAGITAGTGGNEANLSYTVTAIAAADVCDATAAGTVVATGATLSDQTGATSVPLTQGATAGTAGTPVQLCFAVTAGADLEQGDLATATWEFTATSIDN; via the coding sequence ATGGCTACGAAGGATACGCAACGCAAGGTTCTGGCGGTTCTGGCGGGAGGAGTGGTGCTCGGCGTGGGCGTCGGGGTGACCCTCGCGGCGTGGAATGACTCGGAGTTCGCGACCGGAACGTTCGCGGCCGGCTCCTTCAACCTCGAGGGCTCGACGACGAGCGCCACGGCCGACTACGCCGATCACAACGTCGACGACGGCGATGCCGCCGCGTCACTGGTCTTCCAGCTGCCCGAGGTCGCCTCGTCGATGTCGCCGGGCGACGTCGTCTACGCGCCGTTCTGGGTGCGCCTCGACAGCACCACGACCAATGACGCGACGCTCGTTCCGGCGGGGATCACCGCGGGGACAGGCGGCAACGAGGCGAACCTGTCCTACACGGTGACGGCGATCGCCGCTGCTGATGTCTGCGATGCGACGGCCGCGGGCACGGTGGTCGCGACCGGCGCGACGCTGAGCGACCAGACGGGCGCGACCTCGGTGCCGCTGACGCAAGGAGCCACAGCCGGCACCGCGGGTACTCCTGTGCAGCTCTGCTTCGCCGTCACCGCCGGCGCCGATCTCGAGCAGGGCGACCTCGCGACAGCGACGTGGGAGTTCACAGCCACCTCCATAGACAACTGA
- a CDS encoding LacI family DNA-binding transcriptional regulator, whose product MSTIADVAARAGVSKATASRALSGRGYVSEDTRKRVSDAAGELAYVAHSSATSLATGRTQTVGVIMPPVDRWFFSELLAGIQESLFALDYELALYGIREGSETRQRLFDTVLPGRRFDGIIAVGIQPSAQELERLHRSERPLVSVGPYSEGSSAVSIDDIAAARIATEHLIELGHTDIAFVGGSTDPDELSFGDAQRVEGYLEALAAAGLEAVARVADSRPTMPGGYAAAVELLGDRRGRPTAIVGVCDEAAIGAMIAARRLGIAVPTELSIVGVDDHQHAEMFALTTIRQSPREQGHEAVRLLRQQIDHPDSPRERTVTASSLVVRSSTAGRR is encoded by the coding sequence ATGAGCACGATCGCCGATGTCGCAGCGCGTGCGGGCGTGTCGAAGGCCACTGCGAGCCGTGCGCTGAGCGGACGCGGCTACGTCTCGGAGGACACCCGGAAGCGCGTCTCGGATGCAGCCGGCGAACTCGCCTATGTCGCGCACTCCTCCGCCACGAGCCTCGCGACGGGTCGCACGCAGACAGTCGGCGTCATCATGCCCCCGGTCGACCGATGGTTCTTCTCCGAGCTCCTGGCGGGCATCCAGGAGTCCCTCTTCGCCCTCGACTACGAGCTCGCCCTGTACGGGATCCGCGAGGGCAGCGAGACCCGCCAGCGCCTGTTCGACACGGTGCTGCCCGGCCGGCGATTCGACGGGATCATCGCGGTCGGCATCCAGCCCAGTGCGCAGGAGCTCGAGCGCCTGCATCGCTCCGAGCGTCCGCTCGTCAGCGTGGGGCCCTACAGCGAGGGATCCAGCGCGGTGTCGATCGACGACATCGCCGCTGCCCGCATCGCCACGGAGCATCTGATCGAGCTCGGCCACACCGACATAGCGTTCGTCGGCGGGTCCACGGATCCCGACGAACTCAGCTTCGGCGATGCGCAGCGCGTCGAGGGATACCTCGAGGCTCTCGCCGCAGCGGGACTCGAGGCCGTCGCGAGGGTCGCGGACTCCCGCCCGACGATGCCCGGCGGCTACGCCGCCGCCGTCGAGCTCCTGGGCGATCGCAGAGGGCGCCCCACGGCCATCGTCGGCGTGTGCGACGAGGCCGCGATCGGCGCGATGATCGCAGCCCGCCGGCTGGGGATCGCCGTTCCCACCGAACTCAGCATCGTCGGCGTCGACGACCACCAGCACGCCGAGATGTTCGCGCTCACGACCATCAGGCAGTCGCCGCGCGAGCAGGGCCACGAGGCGGTGCGCCTGCTCCGGCAGCAGATCGACCATCCGGACTCGCCCCGGGAGCGCACCGTGACGGCATCGTCGCTGGTCGTGCGCAGCTCGACCGCCGGCCGCCGCTGA
- a CDS encoding glucose-6-phosphate dehydrogenase, with translation MIDATTLVILGAGGDLTSRLLLPALGQLLTREPARSVRIIGADREEWTDAELQTVVKTAFATMDAEAAAARVDVTYRRTDITRADELRARLDGLTGQVAVYFAVPPAVAAACIAALTPDMLPPGTMLVMEKPFGTDEAGARELNRILTALVPESQVFRVDHFLGRSTTLNLLGARFANRILEPLWSAESIESVDIVYDEALALEGRAGYYDHAGALVDMIQSHLLQVLAVLAMEEPATLDDVDFRAATGAVLRATTVWGDDASASSRRARYTAGEIDGTPKPSYVDEPGVDPTRETETLAEATFEVRNARWAGIPFRLRSGKALGTPAREIVVRFRPVRHLPRGLTGTSDGAVLRFSLGPDRMSLELNLNASEDPFELERATLTAELGEGALKAYAEVLSGVLDGDPMLAVRGDAAEQSWRIVAPILEAWREGRVPLDDYVAGSSGPTGWPAHG, from the coding sequence ATGATCGATGCGACGACGCTGGTGATCCTCGGAGCCGGTGGCGACCTCACCTCTCGGCTCCTCCTGCCCGCACTGGGCCAGCTGCTGACGAGAGAGCCCGCACGTTCGGTGCGGATCATCGGCGCGGACCGCGAGGAATGGACAGATGCCGAGCTGCAGACCGTCGTGAAGACGGCGTTCGCGACGATGGACGCCGAGGCCGCGGCCGCACGCGTGGACGTCACGTACCGGCGCACCGACATCACCCGGGCGGATGAGCTGCGCGCGCGGCTGGACGGACTCACCGGCCAGGTGGCCGTCTACTTCGCGGTGCCTCCGGCCGTCGCGGCCGCGTGCATCGCGGCTCTCACGCCCGACATGCTGCCACCGGGCACGATGCTCGTCATGGAGAAGCCCTTCGGCACCGACGAGGCCGGTGCCCGCGAGCTGAACCGCATCCTGACCGCGCTCGTACCCGAGAGCCAGGTGTTCCGCGTCGACCACTTCCTGGGTCGCTCGACGACGCTGAACCTGCTCGGGGCACGGTTCGCGAACCGCATCCTCGAGCCGCTCTGGTCTGCCGAGAGCATCGAATCGGTCGACATCGTGTACGACGAAGCCCTCGCACTCGAGGGACGTGCCGGCTACTACGACCACGCAGGCGCCCTGGTCGACATGATCCAGAGCCACCTGCTGCAGGTGCTGGCCGTGCTCGCGATGGAGGAGCCGGCCACTCTCGACGACGTCGACTTCCGCGCAGCCACCGGCGCGGTGCTGCGCGCGACCACGGTGTGGGGCGATGACGCTTCCGCATCGTCGCGTCGGGCCCGATACACCGCCGGCGAGATCGACGGCACGCCGAAGCCGTCGTACGTCGACGAGCCGGGCGTCGACCCGACTCGAGAGACCGAGACGCTCGCCGAGGCCACCTTCGAGGTGCGGAACGCCCGTTGGGCGGGCATCCCGTTCCGGCTCCGCTCCGGCAAGGCTCTCGGCACGCCGGCCAGGGAGATCGTGGTGCGCTTCCGCCCTGTCCGGCACCTGCCGCGCGGACTCACGGGCACGTCGGACGGAGCGGTGCTGCGCTTCTCGCTCGGACCCGACCGGATGTCGCTCGAGCTCAACCTCAACGCCTCGGAGGACCCGTTCGAGCTGGAACGGGCGACGCTGACCGCCGAGCTCGGAGAGGGAGCGCTCAAGGCGTACGCCGAGGTGCTGTCGGGGGTTCTCGACGGCGATCCGATGCTCGCCGTGCGGGGCGACGCCGCTGAGCAGTCCTGGCGGATCGTGGCGCCCATCCTCGAGGCGTGGCGGGAGGGCCGTGTTCCTCTCGACGATTACGTCGCCGGATCCTCCGGCCCCACGGGGTGGCCCGCACACGGCTGA
- the lysE gene encoding L-lysine exporter translates to MLSVFSGLGLGLSLIVAIGAQNVFVLRQGIRREHVLPVVVVCAVSDALLIAAGVAGLGVVISAAPWLVVVARWAGAAFLLVYGVLAARRAWRGGEELQVTDANAVAQSTDAATGRTATATLTTGTTPRTALAPVLLTVLALTWLNPHVYLDTVLMLGSIAATHGDERWLFAAGAIAASIIWFTALGFGARHLGRWLRTERSWRILDGIIAVVMIVIAISLVLPVLAG, encoded by the coding sequence ATGCTCTCCGTGTTCTCGGGTCTCGGACTCGGTCTCTCCCTCATCGTCGCGATCGGCGCCCAGAACGTCTTCGTGCTGCGGCAGGGCATCCGGCGCGAGCACGTGCTTCCCGTCGTCGTCGTGTGCGCGGTGTCGGACGCACTGCTCATCGCTGCCGGGGTCGCCGGACTCGGAGTCGTGATCTCCGCCGCCCCGTGGCTCGTGGTCGTCGCACGCTGGGCCGGTGCCGCATTCCTGCTGGTCTACGGCGTGCTGGCAGCCCGCCGGGCCTGGCGGGGCGGCGAGGAACTGCAGGTGACCGACGCGAATGCCGTCGCGCAGAGCACCGACGCGGCGACCGGCCGCACGGCGACAGCCACGCTCACGACGGGCACCACCCCCCGCACCGCCCTCGCACCCGTGCTGCTCACCGTGCTCGCCCTCACCTGGCTGAACCCGCATGTGTATCTCGACACCGTGCTCATGCTCGGATCCATCGCGGCGACGCACGGCGACGAGCGCTGGCTGTTCGCGGCAGGCGCGATCGCCGCGAGCATCATCTGGTTCACGGCCCTGGGATTCGGCGCGCGCCATCTCGGCCGGTGGCTGCGCACCGAGCGCTCGTGGCGGATCCTCGACGGCATCATCGCCGTCGTGATGATCGTGATCGCCATCAGCCTCGTGCTGCCCGTGCTCGCCGGCTGA
- a CDS encoding YqaJ viral recombinase family protein, translated as MTPELQARIVADSRDRVAWMRARSRGITATDVAGLTSERSIARAADSKLGGGPRFGGNAYTDHGRRREPEIAAWVAATHGILPSSALFRAEVEHRHLATPDGIAVDADGRVKLAEIKTTNKAFRGIPRTYLRQVWWQQHVLGAERTLFVWEEHVDFAPIHDEPRCVWIDRDDREIAKLVGLATDLIDELYRRTTGQQVPTRIAEATAAAAASRREHLRERDAFRALALAD; from the coding sequence GTGACCCCGGAACTCCAAGCTCGCATCGTCGCGGATTCCCGTGACCGCGTGGCCTGGATGCGGGCACGTTCGCGCGGGATCACCGCGACCGACGTGGCGGGACTCACGAGTGAGAGGTCGATCGCGCGCGCGGCCGACTCGAAGCTCGGCGGAGGCCCTCGCTTCGGCGGCAATGCGTACACCGATCACGGGCGACGCCGCGAGCCCGAGATCGCCGCATGGGTCGCCGCGACCCACGGCATCCTGCCGTCTTCCGCACTGTTCCGCGCCGAGGTCGAGCACCGTCACCTCGCGACCCCCGACGGCATCGCCGTGGATGCGGACGGACGCGTCAAGCTCGCCGAGATCAAGACGACGAACAAGGCCTTCCGGGGCATCCCCCGCACCTACCTCCGCCAGGTGTGGTGGCAGCAGCACGTGCTGGGCGCCGAGCGCACGCTGTTCGTATGGGAGGAGCACGTCGACTTCGCGCCCATCCACGACGAACCGCGCTGCGTCTGGATCGATCGCGACGATCGCGAGATCGCGAAGCTCGTGGGCCTCGCCACCGACCTCATCGACGAGCTGTACCGACGCACCACGGGCCAGCAGGTGCCGACGCGGATCGCCGAGGCGACGGCCGCCGCTGCCGCCAGCCGCCGAGAGCATCTGCGCGAGCGCGACGCCTTCCGCGCCCTGGCTCTGGCCGACTGA
- a CDS encoding glycoside hydrolase family 15 protein — protein MPAPIEDYALLSDCRTGALVSREGSIDWLCLPRFDSSSLFGALLGEPRNGCWTLRPSDARATSQRYYISDTFVLVTRWETESGVAEVHEFMPIQPTRTDVVRRIVGVSGRVEFVTELRLHFDYSRRLPWVRQIGTDEQPALHATAGPEAVIVRGVRFVAEDHLHRAAVTVGADEIRDLTLSWFLSYEHAPKAIDVDEAIAATRAWWQGWASGIRHDGPHREAVVRSLLVLRALTNKDTGGIVAAATTSLPEDFGGARNWDYRFVWLRDAALTLEALIAHGFLAEAHHWRRWLLRAVAGEPAEVQIMYGIAGERDLLERELPSLPGYEGATPVRIGNGAVDQYQGDVIGEVLVALEAARIAGLEEGESSWPLQRALVEQVIASIDRPDNGIWEIRGEPQRFTHSRVMMWAALDRGVRAVREHGLPGDADRWAGVRDGLQREIDEHGVDADHGYFTQHYGSGEVDASLLVLPQVGYCEPDDPRMLRTVEEIERRLLVDGFVRRYRTESGVDGLAGGEHPFIACSFWLVEQYAASGRADDARELMARVVAMANDLGLLSEEYDVARARQAGNTPQALSHLSLIRAADALAGHRGRAAHRD, from the coding sequence ATGCCCGCTCCGATCGAGGACTACGCCCTGCTCAGCGACTGCCGCACCGGCGCTCTCGTGTCGCGAGAGGGCAGCATCGACTGGCTCTGCCTCCCGCGCTTCGACTCGTCCTCTCTGTTCGGGGCGCTGCTCGGAGAACCGCGGAACGGATGCTGGACGCTGCGTCCGAGCGATGCCCGGGCCACGTCTCAGCGGTACTACATCTCGGACACCTTCGTCCTCGTCACGCGCTGGGAAACCGAGAGCGGTGTCGCGGAGGTGCATGAGTTCATGCCGATCCAGCCCACGCGCACCGATGTCGTACGGCGGATCGTGGGCGTCTCGGGGCGTGTCGAGTTCGTCACCGAGCTGCGCCTGCACTTCGACTACTCGCGCCGTCTGCCGTGGGTCCGCCAGATCGGCACCGACGAGCAGCCGGCGCTGCATGCGACGGCGGGTCCCGAGGCGGTGATCGTGCGTGGCGTCCGCTTCGTCGCGGAAGACCACCTGCACCGGGCGGCCGTGACTGTCGGCGCCGATGAGATCCGCGACCTGACCCTCAGCTGGTTCCTCTCGTACGAGCACGCGCCGAAGGCGATCGATGTCGACGAGGCGATCGCCGCGACCCGGGCATGGTGGCAGGGCTGGGCGAGCGGCATCCGTCATGACGGCCCTCATCGCGAGGCCGTCGTGCGCTCTCTGCTCGTGCTCCGTGCGCTCACGAACAAGGACACAGGGGGCATCGTGGCAGCGGCCACCACTTCTCTCCCTGAGGACTTCGGAGGCGCGCGCAATTGGGACTACCGATTCGTCTGGCTGCGGGACGCCGCCCTGACGCTCGAGGCGCTGATCGCCCACGGGTTCCTCGCCGAGGCCCACCACTGGCGACGCTGGCTGCTCCGTGCGGTCGCGGGAGAGCCGGCGGAGGTGCAGATCATGTACGGGATCGCCGGCGAGCGGGATCTCCTCGAGCGTGAGCTCCCGAGTCTGCCGGGCTATGAGGGCGCGACGCCGGTGCGCATCGGCAACGGCGCGGTCGACCAGTATCAGGGCGATGTGATCGGGGAGGTACTGGTCGCTCTCGAGGCCGCCAGGATCGCAGGCCTCGAGGAGGGGGAGTCCTCGTGGCCCCTGCAACGCGCACTCGTCGAGCAGGTGATCGCGTCGATCGACCGCCCGGACAACGGCATCTGGGAGATCCGGGGCGAGCCGCAGCGGTTCACGCACTCCCGGGTGATGATGTGGGCGGCGCTCGACCGCGGCGTCCGCGCGGTGCGCGAGCACGGCCTCCCCGGTGACGCGGATCGATGGGCAGGCGTCCGCGACGGGCTGCAACGCGAGATCGACGAGCACGGAGTCGATGCCGACCACGGGTACTTCACCCAGCACTACGGGTCTGGCGAGGTCGATGCCTCATTGCTCGTCCTGCCGCAGGTCGGCTACTGCGAGCCCGATGACCCGCGCATGCTGCGCACCGTCGAGGAGATCGAGCGTCGGCTGCTCGTCGACGGGTTCGTGCGGCGCTACCGCACCGAGTCGGGAGTCGACGGGCTCGCCGGTGGGGAGCATCCGTTCATCGCCTGCAGCTTCTGGCTCGTCGAGCAGTACGCGGCGAGCGGCCGCGCAGACGACGCGCGCGAGCTCATGGCCAGGGTGGTCGCGATGGCGAACGATCTCGGGCTGCTGTCCGAGGAGTACGACGTGGCCCGGGCGCGCCAGGCAGGCAACACCCCGCAGGCGCTCTCGCACCTGAGTCTCATCCGCGCGGCCGATGCGCTCGCGGGGCATCGTGGGCGAGCGGCGCACCGAGACTGA